Proteins encoded by one window of Candidatus Zixiibacteriota bacterium:
- a CDS encoding ABC transporter ATP-binding protein, which translates to MGVLAIDNLSLSLNDKPILQDLNIDFWEGHVHAVVGPNGAGKSTLAATIMGLAGYDGYSGDIRFQGESIKSLPVDQRARRGITLAWQEPARFEGLTVWEFLASAARDKSKDNLCRTLAEVGLNPEDYLRRAVDKTLSGGERKKVELASILAMEPRVAILDEPDSGIDIESIERIFQAVKLLKQRGTTVILITHSLAVLDQAEHAFLLCKGTVVDKGTVAKIRRYFEGKCMPCEHKNAPDRNGRGGES; encoded by the coding sequence ATGGGTGTGCTGGCGATCGACAACCTGAGCCTGTCGCTGAACGACAAGCCGATTCTCCAGGACCTGAACATTGACTTCTGGGAGGGGCATGTCCACGCAGTGGTCGGACCGAACGGGGCGGGCAAATCCACGCTGGCCGCAACCATCATGGGCCTGGCGGGGTATGACGGCTACTCGGGCGACATTCGCTTTCAGGGGGAATCGATCAAGAGCCTGCCGGTCGACCAGCGGGCGCGCCGGGGAATCACGCTGGCCTGGCAGGAACCGGCCCGGTTTGAGGGACTGACCGTGTGGGAATTCCTGGCCAGCGCGGCCCGGGACAAGAGCAAGGACAACTTGTGCCGGACGCTGGCCGAGGTCGGCCTCAACCCGGAGGATTACCTTCGCCGCGCGGTCGACAAGACGCTCAGCGGCGGGGAGCGCAAGAAGGTGGAATTGGCCTCGATTCTCGCCATGGAGCCGAGAGTGGCGATCCTCGACGAGCCCGACTCGGGAATCGACATCGAGTCGATCGAGCGCATCTTCCAGGCGGTCAAGCTGCTCAAGCAGCGCGGCACGACCGTCATTCTGATCACCCACAGCCTGGCCGTGCTCGACCAGGCCGAACACGCGTTCTTGCTGTGCAAGGGGACGGTTGTGGACAAGGGGACGGTGGCGAAAATCCGCCGCTACTTCGAGGGGAAGTGCATGCCCTGCGAGCACAAGAACGCCCCCGACCGGAACGGCAGGGGGGGTGAATCATGA
- a CDS encoding NAD(P)/FAD-dependent oxidoreductase, producing the protein MSRHTEYDAVVVGSGPNGLAAAIALAETGLSAAVYERAAAPGGGLRSSELTLPGFVHDVCSAVHPLAAGSPFLARLPLQAYGLDWVHPPIAYAHPLDDGSAAAVWRSMEDTAGHLAGDRAGYLRLMAPLVRGWDKLFPEALAPLHFPRHPAAMARLGMRALRSARGVADAHFRSARGRALFAGAAAHGVLPLDRPVSAAAGLVLGAAAHTAGWPMPRGGAQRLANALAAHARTLGVEISLNREIRSLEDLPPARAVLLDLSPRQVLDIAGTRLPEAYRKRLAQYRHGPGVCKVDWALREPIPFTAPECRRAGVVHVGGTFAEVAEAERLVWAGKHPERPFVLLAQPTLFDLSRAPAGRHTAWGYCHVPNGSTIDMTGAIEAQIERFAPGFREVIIGRHTLHAADMERYNPNYVGGDITGGVLDARQLFTRPAGWRAPYRTPLAGVYICSASTPPGGGVHGMCGYHAAILVLKDLFGGGRPGRADRRRL; encoded by the coding sequence ATGAGCAGGCATACGGAGTATGATGCAGTGGTCGTGGGATCCGGCCCCAACGGTCTGGCGGCCGCGATTGCCCTGGCTGAGACCGGGCTGAGCGCGGCCGTCTACGAACGGGCCGCCGCCCCGGGCGGGGGACTCCGCTCGTCCGAGCTGACGCTTCCGGGGTTCGTGCACGACGTCTGCTCGGCTGTCCATCCGCTCGCGGCCGGGTCGCCGTTCCTGGCGCGGCTGCCGCTGCAGGCCTACGGACTCGACTGGGTGCATCCGCCGATCGCCTACGCGCACCCGCTGGACGACGGCTCGGCGGCGGCCGTGTGGCGTTCAATGGAGGATACGGCCGGGCATCTGGCGGGGGACCGCGCCGGGTACCTTCGCCTGATGGCGCCGCTGGTGCGGGGGTGGGACAAGCTGTTCCCGGAGGCGCTGGCGCCCCTGCATTTTCCCCGGCATCCCGCCGCGATGGCCCGGTTGGGGATGCGGGCGTTGCGGTCGGCGCGGGGGGTGGCGGACGCACACTTTCGCTCCGCGCGCGGGCGGGCCTTGTTCGCTGGGGCGGCGGCGCACGGGGTGCTGCCGCTGGACCGGCCGGTCTCCGCCGCGGCCGGGCTCGTCCTGGGGGCGGCCGCCCACACGGCGGGCTGGCCGATGCCCCGCGGCGGCGCTCAGCGGCTGGCCAACGCTCTCGCGGCGCACGCCCGCACGCTCGGAGTCGAGATCTCCCTCAATCGCGAGATTCGCAGCCTGGAGGACCTTCCCCCGGCCCGAGCGGTCCTGCTCGACCTCTCGCCCCGGCAGGTGCTCGATATTGCGGGAACCCGGCTGCCGGAGGCTTACCGCAAACGACTCGCCCAGTACCGGCATGGACCGGGGGTGTGCAAGGTGGATTGGGCACTGCGCGAACCGATTCCCTTCACCGCGCCGGAATGTCGCCGGGCAGGTGTCGTTCACGTGGGCGGGACCTTCGCGGAGGTGGCGGAGGCGGAGCGGCTGGTATGGGCCGGGAAACATCCGGAGAGGCCGTTTGTGCTGCTGGCGCAGCCGACCCTGTTCGATCTCTCACGGGCGCCCGCGGGCCGACACACTGCTTGGGGATACTGCCATGTCCCGAACGGCTCGACAATCGACATGACCGGGGCGATCGAAGCGCAGATTGAGCGCTTCGCACCCGGGTTTCGCGAAGTAATCATCGGCCGGCATACCCTGCACGCGGCGGACATGGAGCGGTATAACCCGAACTATGTCGGCGGCGATATCACCGGCGGCGTACTCGATGCGCGGCAGTTGTTCACCCGGCCCGCGGGATGGCGGGCGCCTTACCGGACGCCGCTCGCGGGGGTGTACATCTGCTCGGCCTCGACGCCGCCCGGCGGCGGAGTGCACGGCATGTGCGGGTATCATGCGGCCATCCTGGTTTTGAAAGACCTGTTCGGCGGGGGGCGGCCGGGTCGGGCGGACCGGCGGCGATTGTGA
- the rsgA gene encoding ribosome small subunit-dependent GTPase A has product MDLTEFGFDDRWGALMAPYAAAGLVPARVVRQHRERSIVIAAAGELTGEVAGRFRRDSAGRSDYPVVGDWVAAEIAGDRLAVIHAVLPRRSAFTRKVAGNLTEAQVVAANIDTVFLVTGLDGNFSLRRIERYLTSAWDSGASPVIVLNKADLCGDPAEVLAGVEAVALGAPVVALSALDGSNVEALRPYLVPGRTAALLGSSGVGKSTLINRLLGEERLPTREISDRAGRGRHTTTHRELVQLPDGALLIDTPGMRELQLWADEDSLERAFDDIEALAARCRFADCRHEAEPGCAVRAAVDAGSLDPARLESYFKQRRELAFLGLKMDERSRRQADKSRGRRFAQMRKEIKQRKPNFDK; this is encoded by the coding sequence ATGGACCTGACTGAATTCGGATTTGATGATCGCTGGGGCGCGCTGATGGCCCCGTACGCGGCAGCGGGACTGGTCCCGGCCCGCGTGGTCCGACAACATCGCGAGCGCAGCATTGTGATCGCCGCGGCGGGCGAATTGACCGGCGAGGTCGCCGGCCGCTTTCGCCGCGACTCGGCCGGCCGGAGCGACTACCCGGTGGTCGGCGACTGGGTGGCCGCGGAGATCGCGGGGGACCGGCTCGCGGTCATTCACGCCGTGCTCCCCCGCCGCAGCGCTTTCACGCGCAAGGTGGCCGGGAACCTGACCGAGGCGCAGGTGGTCGCCGCCAACATCGACACCGTCTTTCTCGTGACCGGTCTCGACGGCAATTTCAGCCTCCGCCGCATCGAGCGCTACCTGACGAGCGCCTGGGACAGCGGCGCCTCTCCGGTGATCGTGCTCAACAAGGCCGACCTGTGCGGCGACCCGGCGGAAGTACTGGCCGGCGTGGAGGCGGTCGCGCTCGGGGCGCCGGTGGTTGCGTTGAGCGCCCTCGACGGGAGCAACGTAGAGGCCCTGCGGCCATACCTGGTTCCCGGCCGCACCGCCGCATTGCTCGGGTCCTCGGGCGTGGGGAAGTCGACCCTCATCAACCGTCTCCTCGGCGAGGAGCGTCTCCCCACCCGCGAGATCAGCGACCGCGCCGGCCGGGGCCGCCACACCACCACCCACCGGGAACTGGTGCAGCTTCCCGACGGCGCGCTCCTCATCGACACCCCCGGCATGCGCGAGCTGCAGTTGTGGGCCGATGAGGACAGCCTCGAACGCGCTTTCGACGACATCGAGGCGCTCGCCGCCCGCTGCCGCTTCGCCGACTGCCGCCACGAAGCCGAGCCCGGCTGCGCGGTGCGCGCGGCCGTCGACGCCGGATCCCTCGACCCGGCGCGGCTCGAGAGCTATTTCAAGCAGCGCCGGGAGCTCGCGTTCCTCGGGCTCAAGATGGACGAACGCTCCCGCCGGCAGGCGGACAAAAGCCGGGGCCGGCGTTTCGCGCAGATGAGAAAGGAGATCAAGCAGCGCAAACCGAACTTTGACAAGTAG
- a CDS encoding S46 family peptidase: MRLRFHTRLGAGDYLKFRGVRFGRRGGARSLMTAVAIAAALSGGAAADEGMWPLYELDRLDWDSLQARGLRLSREQMYDTARPDVADACINLGGGSASFVSPKGLIITNHHVAFGAIQRASTVEHNYLRDGFYAPTPAEEIRAVGTSVYVTLAEADVSDRVLAAVPEELDGLARYEALDRITKEIVREAEQGRDDIQAEVTPIYGGTKYTLTTFLRIRDVRIVHAPPMAIGNYGDEIDNWIWPRHVGDYSFLRAYVGPDGKPAEYSRDNVPYEPQAWLPVSAQGVKEGDFTMMIGYPGKTQRYTVARAIAEAVNFTYPRSIDRSLQLLAKIDSAGAENPGIALRMASTVQGISNRMKKTQGLVAGLARDSVVARTAAAEAELTVFLRGDSARWERFGGLIPAFDSLYDAHAAARERREVLGMVWYVDHLSLARQVYRWAEQREKPDPERESGYQDRDSLRVLRRLEQAQINLVPAMDRVFMRYWLEQALALPDGQRLAAVDSLFAGGPERDRFLDRLLDRMFAQTKVGQEQARREMFRMSTADLRRLRDPFIDLAAALGPEFERMQTEERVFASAAGRLERQYMRALQAWKGDRLYPDANGTKRFSFGEVRRYSPRDAVTHDYITSLTGVMEKETGAEPFIVPAELKQVWRRRDFWPYVDAHLNDVPVDFITTNDGTNGNSGSPVLNGRGELIGLDFDTNIESVHKDFCYNRNLSRAVVADVRYILFLLDKVYGYRALLDELTVR, from the coding sequence ATGCGTCTTCGTTTCCACACCAGGCTCGGCGCGGGGGATTACCTGAAGTTCCGAGGAGTTCGCTTCGGCCGTCGCGGGGGCGCTCGCAGCCTGATGACGGCAGTCGCGATCGCGGCCGCTCTGAGCGGCGGGGCCGCCGCCGACGAGGGGATGTGGCCGCTGTATGAGCTCGACCGCCTTGATTGGGACAGCCTCCAGGCCCGGGGGCTCCGGTTGTCGCGGGAGCAGATGTACGACACTGCGCGGCCGGATGTTGCGGATGCCTGCATCAACCTCGGGGGCGGGAGCGCCTCCTTCGTCTCGCCGAAAGGGCTGATCATCACAAACCACCACGTGGCTTTCGGGGCGATCCAGCGCGCCTCGACAGTCGAGCACAACTACCTTCGGGACGGCTTCTACGCTCCCACGCCCGCGGAGGAGATCCGCGCGGTGGGAACGAGCGTGTATGTCACGCTGGCGGAGGCGGACGTGAGCGACCGGGTGCTGGCGGCGGTGCCGGAGGAACTCGACGGCCTGGCGCGCTATGAGGCGCTCGACCGGATTACGAAAGAGATTGTCCGGGAAGCCGAGCAGGGCCGGGACGACATCCAGGCGGAGGTGACCCCGATCTACGGCGGGACGAAATACACGCTGACAACCTTCCTGCGCATCCGCGACGTCCGCATTGTGCACGCGCCGCCGATGGCGATCGGGAACTACGGCGACGAGATCGACAACTGGATCTGGCCCCGCCACGTGGGAGACTATTCCTTCCTCCGGGCATACGTGGGGCCCGATGGAAAGCCGGCCGAGTATTCCCGGGACAATGTCCCGTACGAGCCGCAGGCGTGGCTGCCGGTGTCGGCACAGGGAGTCAAGGAGGGGGATTTCACGATGATGATCGGTTATCCGGGGAAGACGCAGCGGTACACGGTGGCGCGCGCCATCGCCGAGGCGGTGAACTTCACCTACCCGCGGTCGATCGACCGGTCCCTGCAGCTGTTGGCGAAAATCGATTCGGCGGGAGCGGAGAATCCCGGGATCGCTCTGCGCATGGCCTCGACGGTGCAGGGGATCAGCAACCGGATGAAGAAGACGCAGGGGCTGGTGGCCGGTCTGGCCAGAGACAGCGTCGTGGCCAGGACGGCGGCCGCCGAGGCCGAATTGACGGTTTTCCTGCGCGGCGATTCCGCGCGCTGGGAGCGTTTCGGCGGTTTGATCCCGGCATTCGACAGTCTCTACGATGCCCACGCCGCTGCGCGCGAGCGGCGGGAAGTGCTCGGCATGGTCTGGTATGTCGATCACCTCTCTCTGGCCCGGCAGGTGTATCGATGGGCGGAGCAGCGGGAGAAACCGGACCCCGAGCGCGAGAGCGGTTACCAGGACCGGGATTCGCTCCGCGTGCTGCGGCGCCTGGAGCAGGCGCAGATCAATCTCGTCCCGGCGATGGACCGCGTGTTTATGCGCTACTGGCTCGAGCAGGCGCTGGCGCTGCCGGACGGGCAGCGGCTGGCCGCGGTCGACAGCCTGTTCGCCGGCGGGCCGGAGCGCGACCGGTTCCTGGACCGACTGCTCGACCGGATGTTCGCGCAGACCAAAGTCGGGCAGGAGCAGGCGCGGCGGGAGATGTTTCGCATGTCGACCGCGGACCTGCGGCGCCTGCGCGATCCGTTCATCGACCTCGCGGCGGCGCTCGGACCCGAGTTCGAGCGGATGCAGACCGAAGAGCGGGTCTTCGCGAGCGCGGCAGGGCGGCTGGAACGCCAATATATGCGGGCGCTGCAAGCGTGGAAAGGAGACCGCCTCTACCCGGATGCCAACGGAACCAAGCGGTTCAGCTTCGGCGAGGTGCGCCGCTACTCGCCGCGCGACGCGGTCACCCACGATTACATTACGAGTCTGACCGGGGTGATGGAGAAAGAGACCGGAGCAGAACCGTTTATCGTGCCGGCCGAACTGAAACAAGTCTGGCGGCGGCGCGATTTCTGGCCGTATGTCGACGCCCACCTGAACGACGTGCCGGTCGATTTCATCACGACCAACGACGGCACCAACGGCAATTCCGGCAGTCCGGTGCTGAACGGCCGAGGGGAATTGATCGGCCTGGATTTCGACACCAATATCGAGAGCGTGCACAAGGATTTCTGCTACAACCGCAACCTCTCGCGGGCGGTGGTGGCGGATGTCCGCTACATCCTGTTTCTTCTGGACAAGGTGTATGGCTACCGCGCGCTTCTGGATGAACTGACGGTCCGGTGA
- a CDS encoding DUF3524 domain-containing protein, with translation MHLLALEPYYAGSHRAFVDGWIAGSRHRWTLLTLPGYKWKWRMRHAPLTFCDEIAARRRDGERWDGLFATDMVDLAQLLGLARAALGNLPAVVYFHENQLTYPSLHAGERDYHFAMTNFSTAAVAAGVWFNSDFHRREFLEGLRSFFRRMPDYPPLAWVDRIAARSEVYPQGIAPPRPLSARPPGPLRILWAARWEHDKNPEDFFAAMRALRSRGVDFRLSVIGEQFSEVPAAFAEARREFAPLIDRWGYQPDRADYERALSAADLIVSTARHEFFGVAIVEAVAAGIRPVLPQRLAYPEIFPPQSFPDWYYDGTVAGLVDKLVMLARRFAETGSLRSPSLPAGASAAERFFWPVLAPRLDDALEAALRR, from the coding sequence ATGCATCTGCTCGCCCTGGAACCATACTACGCCGGCAGCCACCGCGCCTTCGTGGACGGTTGGATTGCCGGCAGCCGCCACCGCTGGACCTTGCTCACCCTGCCGGGCTACAAGTGGAAGTGGCGGATGCGCCACGCGCCCTTGACCTTCTGCGATGAAATTGCGGCCCGCCGGCGAGACGGCGAGCGGTGGGACGGTCTCTTCGCCACCGACATGGTCGACCTCGCCCAACTGCTGGGGCTGGCCCGCGCCGCTCTCGGCAACCTCCCGGCCGTTGTCTACTTCCACGAGAACCAACTCACCTACCCCAGTCTCCATGCCGGGGAGCGGGACTACCACTTCGCCATGACGAACTTTTCGACGGCAGCGGTCGCCGCGGGCGTCTGGTTCAACTCGGATTTCCACCGCCGCGAGTTTCTCGAGGGGTTGCGGTCCTTTTTCCGGCGGATGCCCGACTACCCTCCCCTGGCCTGGGTCGACCGGATCGCCGCGCGTTCGGAGGTGTATCCCCAGGGGATCGCCCCGCCGCGGCCGCTTTCAGCCCGGCCGCCCGGACCGCTGCGGATCCTCTGGGCCGCCCGGTGGGAGCATGACAAGAACCCGGAGGACTTCTTCGCCGCCATGCGCGCGCTCCGCTCCCGGGGGGTCGATTTTCGTCTCAGCGTGATCGGCGAGCAGTTTTCCGAGGTACCGGCGGCCTTCGCCGAGGCCCGGCGGGAATTCGCCCCGCTCATCGACCGCTGGGGTTATCAGCCCGACCGCGCGGACTACGAGCGCGCCTTATCCGCCGCCGACCTCATCGTATCAACCGCCCGCCATGAATTCTTCGGCGTGGCCATTGTCGAGGCGGTCGCCGCCGGGATCCGGCCCGTGCTCCCTCAACGCCTCGCCTACCCCGAGATATTCCCCCCGCAATCGTTTCCCGACTGGTACTATGACGGTACGGTGGCCGGGCTGGTCGACAAACTTGTCATGCTCGCCCGACGCTTCGCCGAGACCGGCTCCCTCCGGTCGCCGTCCCTCCCCGCCGGGGCGTCCGCGGCCGAGCGCTTCTTCTGGCCTGTTCTCGCCCCGCGGCTGGACGACGCCCTGGAAGCCGCGCTCCGGCGATAA
- a CDS encoding VWA domain-containing protein has protein sequence MRRIVAAGLGVVLLAGLLGAASGLIGPAGDPFDPTLLRSRPLQSGDSAGDTSLSITVERSGFPLIRVYADVLDESDGPVAGLAGPDFAVTQDGAPVSFSLLPAAEIGCPAAFCLVFDVSLSMAGEPLASARRAAHRFVDRMGPFDRAAVVSFADCAMVNAPFTDDRAALHAAVDSLVALGLTASFDGVYLGVQLAAAQPGNRAVIAFSDGCDNNSAYCDLPADGWADGYEDDSALVCDLARAAAVSVYTLTFGTLDSVCGDAMEAFARGSGGLHRYASDADAVDSVFAAIQHAVCSRYLITYFSPDSAADHDFHLVEVCATLGGAVCCDTAVYREPAVPTIHLAPTTLQLSDTCQPAAEDITIEALAEDPGGAGLQDVRLFYRQVGAAPEPYRDVAMIAVGGDRYAVVLPAGAWPPDAAGFDYFISAANGDVTVTLPAVDPFQLPFAVSFCPNQPPEISAAAAVCVDSGALLSAVVRDDPDGVARAIAVVFDGGLPSVYDMLPVGGDTFAVALPRVPQNARLLLSVRAWDNLGLSRTTVPLDWHCGLLPEDNWIALVCSGPVFAGRSLRPGDSLRVFDPDGVLSGSAVVGDDSTFGSLRVVGDDPSTPLVDEGAEPGDLLTFTLNAVEVLLTPPVFFRAPGDTIEVCDRVSCRHFALDPGWHLISWNRAFRADIDSLVSLLGGAACVDVVLGFERGGLTYDPNLVEFSTLFEADYHRAYWLRLACPATFDICGGAIAPHDTLPVRRGFNLVPCWPDSSLPVETAWASILEFTDVGLGFDGGSRIWLPDGDSANTLTELAPGFGYWVHADRDGYLVYPGWSSPAGRPLPDEPFGLAAPAVPATQTWMSVYGVGPACDGLPVADGAVIEFHTSGGVLCGRGAIEDGILPFTPVYGASTAAPLYPRPGDTLTVWVDGSPVLPPLVFQGHGSRVPLPALRSSASGPDSPRLPSAYVLRQNYPNPFNPQTVISFDLPLPGRVALTVYNILGRETAVLADQRYPAGTHAVIWDGLDKDGRPVGSGVYLYRLEAGGAVLSRKMLLLR, from the coding sequence ATGCGCAGAATAGTTGCAGCCGGGCTGGGCGTTGTGCTGCTGGCCGGCCTGCTCGGGGCCGCCTCCGGCCTGATCGGCCCGGCCGGCGATCCTTTTGACCCGACACTCCTTCGATCCCGCCCGCTTCAGTCGGGGGATAGCGCCGGCGACACGTCTCTGTCGATCACCGTGGAGCGGTCAGGCTTCCCGCTCATCCGCGTCTACGCCGACGTCCTGGATGAGAGCGACGGGCCGGTTGCGGGTCTCGCGGGGCCCGACTTTGCGGTGACCCAGGACGGTGCGCCGGTCTCTTTTTCCCTGCTTCCCGCGGCCGAGATTGGCTGCCCGGCGGCATTCTGCCTGGTTTTTGACGTCAGCCTGAGCATGGCGGGCGAGCCGCTCGCCTCAGCCCGCCGGGCCGCCCACCGGTTTGTTGACCGGATGGGGCCGTTCGACCGCGCCGCCGTGGTCTCCTTTGCCGACTGCGCCATGGTCAATGCTCCGTTCACCGACGACCGCGCCGCTCTTCACGCCGCCGTCGACTCGCTCGTTGCTCTCGGTTTGACCGCCTCGTTCGACGGCGTGTACCTGGGCGTCCAACTGGCCGCCGCCCAGCCGGGCAACCGTGCTGTCATTGCTTTCTCCGACGGCTGTGACAACAACAGCGCCTACTGCGATCTTCCGGCCGACGGTTGGGCCGACGGCTACGAGGACGATTCGGCGCTTGTCTGCGATCTCGCCCGCGCCGCCGCCGTCTCCGTCTACACTCTCACCTTCGGCACCCTCGACTCCGTCTGCGGCGATGCAATGGAGGCGTTCGCCCGCGGCTCCGGCGGTCTGCATCGGTACGCATCGGATGCCGACGCCGTCGACTCCGTTTTCGCCGCCATCCAGCACGCCGTGTGCAGCCGCTACCTGATCACCTACTTCAGCCCCGACTCCGCCGCCGACCACGATTTCCATCTTGTCGAAGTGTGCGCGACGCTCGGTGGCGCCGTGTGCTGCGACACCGCGGTCTATCGCGAACCGGCGGTCCCGACAATCCACCTCGCCCCCACGACCCTGCAGCTCAGCGACACCTGTCAACCGGCCGCGGAAGATATCACGATTGAAGCGCTCGCAGAGGATCCCGGCGGCGCAGGGCTTCAGGATGTACGGCTCTTCTACCGCCAGGTGGGAGCCGCTCCGGAGCCGTACCGGGATGTCGCCATGATCGCGGTCGGCGGGGACCGGTATGCGGTGGTCCTCCCGGCCGGCGCGTGGCCGCCGGACGCGGCGGGCTTCGACTATTTCATCAGCGCGGCCAACGGCGACGTCACCGTCACCCTGCCCGCCGTCGATCCCTTCCAGCTTCCCTTCGCGGTCAGTTTCTGTCCTAACCAGCCGCCCGAGATTTCTGCGGCGGCCGCGGTGTGTGTCGACTCGGGTGCGCTCCTCTCTGCCGTCGTGCGCGACGATCCCGACGGTGTCGCCCGTGCCATCGCCGTCGTGTTCGACGGCGGCCTTCCGAGTGTGTACGACATGCTCCCGGTCGGGGGCGATACGTTTGCGGTTGCCCTTCCGCGCGTGCCGCAAAACGCCCGCCTCCTCCTGTCTGTCCGGGCATGGGATAATCTGGGCCTCTCCCGCACAACCGTGCCGCTGGATTGGCACTGCGGCCTGCTGCCCGAGGACAACTGGATTGCGCTTGTCTGTTCCGGCCCGGTTTTCGCCGGCCGATCGCTGCGGCCGGGCGACTCCCTAAGGGTTTTCGATCCCGACGGCGTCCTCTCGGGGAGCGCCGTGGTCGGCGATGATTCCACCTTCGGCTCGCTGCGCGTGGTCGGCGACGACCCCTCCACTCCGCTCGTTGACGAGGGCGCGGAACCGGGCGACCTGCTGACCTTCACCCTGAACGCTGTTGAGGTCCTGCTGACGCCGCCGGTTTTTTTCAGGGCGCCGGGCGACACTATCGAAGTCTGCGATCGCGTCTCCTGCCGGCACTTCGCGCTTGACCCGGGCTGGCACCTCATCTCCTGGAACCGCGCCTTCCGCGCCGACATCGACTCCCTCGTCTCGCTCCTCGGCGGCGCCGCCTGTGTCGACGTGGTCCTGGGTTTTGAGCGGGGCGGTCTCACGTACGATCCGAATCTGGTCGAATTCTCGACCCTCTTCGAGGCCGATTACCACCGCGCCTACTGGCTCCGGCTCGCCTGCCCGGCGACGTTCGATATTTGCGGAGGAGCGATCGCGCCGCACGACACGCTCCCGGTGCGCCGCGGGTTCAACCTGGTCCCCTGCTGGCCCGACAGTTCGCTCCCCGTCGAGACCGCCTGGGCCTCCATCCTCGAATTCACCGACGTCGGCCTGGGCTTTGACGGAGGCAGCCGTATCTGGCTTCCCGACGGCGACAGCGCCAACACGCTCACGGAGCTCGCCCCCGGTTTCGGCTACTGGGTCCACGCGGACCGGGACGGATACCTCGTGTATCCGGGATGGTCCTCTCCTGCCGGCCGGCCTCTGCCGGACGAACCCTTCGGCCTGGCCGCGCCGGCCGTACCGGCCACCCAGACCTGGATGTCGGTCTACGGCGTCGGGCCCGCCTGCGACGGCCTGCCTGTTGCTGATGGCGCCGTCATTGAATTCCACACATCGGGCGGCGTGCTCTGCGGACGGGGGGCGATTGAGGACGGGATCCTTCCCTTCACCCCGGTCTACGGGGCCTCCACAGCCGCGCCCCTCTACCCGCGGCCGGGGGACACGCTCACGGTTTGGGTCGACGGGTCTCCGGTTCTCCCGCCCCTGGTCTTTCAGGGTCACGGCAGCCGTGTCCCTTTGCCGGCTCTCCGGTCATCCGCATCGGGCCCGGATTCTCCCCGCCTGCCTTCCGCCTACGTCCTCCGGCAGAACTACCCGAACCCGTTCAACCCGCAGACTGTCATCTCCTTTGACCTGCCGCTTCCCGGCCGGGTGGCCCTGACTGTCTACAACATCCTCGGCCGGGAGACCGCGGTGCTCGCCGATCAAAGGTACCCCGCCGGGACCCATGCGGTGATCTGGGACGGGCTCGATAAGGACGGACGGCCGGTCGGTTCGGGAGTCTATCTCTACCGGTTGGAGGCAGGCGGCGCGGTGTTGAGCCGCAAGATGCTGCTCTTGAGGTGA
- a CDS encoding TlpA family protein disulfide reductase: MIAFVRPRGVGVLLAALVLSAAAVPCLAAPPDSLNALQTALADSLDLNGKVVYVDFWASWCVPCRHSFPWMQALSDKFRNRGLEIIAVGVDQDHRAAVKFLEENRTAFPIVFDSTGRLAKLYELEAMPTSFLYDRSGRLVSTHRGFRPDETDSLEAAIVRLLDKGGAQ; encoded by the coding sequence ATGATCGCCTTCGTCCGCCCGCGGGGAGTGGGCGTGTTGCTCGCCGCCCTGGTGCTGTCGGCCGCCGCCGTCCCCTGTCTGGCCGCCCCGCCCGACTCCCTCAACGCACTGCAGACCGCTCTGGCGGATTCGCTCGACCTGAACGGCAAGGTCGTGTATGTCGACTTCTGGGCCTCGTGGTGCGTGCCCTGCCGCCACTCTTTCCCCTGGATGCAGGCCCTCTCCGACAAGTTCCGCAACCGCGGTCTCGAGATCATCGCCGTCGGCGTCGACCAGGACCACCGCGCGGCGGTGAAGTTCCTCGAGGAGAACCGCACCGCTTTCCCGATCGTCTTCGATTCGACCGGCCGTCTGGCCAAGCTCTATGAACTGGAGGCGATGCCCACCTCCTTCCTCTATGACCGGAGCGGCCGCCTTGTCTCCACTCACCGGGGCTTCCGCCCGGATGAGACCGACAGTCTCGAGGCGGCCATTGTCCGCCTGCTCGACAAGGGAGGGGCGCAGTGA
- a CDS encoding DUF4266 domain-containing protein, protein MLSAGAFALAAVLSGCAAVGVQVWERDVLSKPEMQMDSHALDRALDDHIYFSKEASSGGRSFGGGGCGCN, encoded by the coding sequence GTGCTTTCGGCCGGGGCTTTCGCGCTCGCGGCCGTCCTCTCCGGGTGCGCCGCCGTCGGCGTGCAGGTCTGGGAACGCGACGTTCTCTCCAAACCGGAAATGCAGATGGACAGCCATGCGCTCGACCGCGCCCTGGATGACCACATCTATTTCAGCAAGGAGGCTTCCAGCGGCGGGCGCAGCTTCGGCGGCGGGGGATGCGGATGCAATTGA